One segment of Clostridium ljungdahlii DSM 13528 DNA contains the following:
- a CDS encoding corrinoid protein — protein MSKIEEVKVNLEAGKTKLIKGLVQEALDEGSKAEDILQAMIDSMGVVGDKFSTGEIFVPEMLIAAKAMSRGVEVLKPHLASGASTSLGTCVIGTVAGDLHDIGKNLVSMMMESTGFKIVDLGVDVPADKFVEAVKANENVKIVACSALLTTTMAALKKTVETLRESGLKGFKIMVGGAPVTAEFADSIGADAYTPDAGSAAVKAKELATA, from the coding sequence ATGTCTAAAATTGAAGAAGTAAAAGTTAATTTAGAGGCAGGTAAAACTAAACTTATTAAAGGATTGGTGCAGGAAGCACTAGATGAGGGAAGCAAAGCAGAAGATATACTTCAAGCTATGATTGACTCAATGGGTGTTGTAGGCGATAAATTCTCCACAGGAGAAATATTCGTACCTGAAATGTTAATAGCAGCAAAAGCAATGTCAAGAGGTGTAGAAGTGCTTAAACCTCATCTTGCAAGTGGGGCTTCAACTTCTTTAGGCACATGTGTTATTGGAACAGTTGCAGGTGATTTACATGATATTGGTAAAAATCTAGTTTCAATGATGATGGAAAGCACTGGATTTAAAATAGTAGACCTTGGAGTAGATGTACCTGCTGATAAATTTGTTGAAGCAGTTAAGGCAAATGAAAATGTAAAAATAGTAGCATGCTCAGCACTTCTTACTACGACAATGGCAGCTTTGAAGAAAACAGTTGAGACTTTAAGAGAAAGTGGATTAAAAGGATTCAAGATAATGGTTGGAGGTGCTCCTGTAACAGCTGAATTTGCGGATTCAATAGGAGCAGATGCATATACACCTGATGCAGGTAGTGCTGCAGTTAAGGCTAAAGAATTGGCAACGGCATAA